Proteins co-encoded in one Streptomyces diastaticus subsp. diastaticus genomic window:
- the malQ gene encoding 4-alpha-glucanotransferase — MALSRLAELHGVATSYSPSPDRVVPAAESAVVAALAALGVDASGPEAVRTALEEAEAGQAARLLPPTVVLRSAAPSADPRTAPELAALPPGTRVRLTRDPDPVPARPALAGGRDAGEAARRAAPAAQAPPPAWNWTVPLVPAATAPPPPAGSALPPAADVLWAVPLGVHRVEATTPDGRTACSHLVIAPDHIRGPETRSWGLLVQLYSLLSHRSWGMGDLGDLTELAAWAGRVHGAGFVQVNPLHAAVPGAPTDPSPYRPSSRRFPDPVHLRVEAVPEYIALTADVRPRLDGLLRRAAALRAGVLAGEALIDRDAVWELKREALEHLCAVPLAPGRQAAFDDFTAAHGQALTDHATWAALTERHGPQWSRWPAPLTDPRSPQTAAARTELAARVDFHRRLAWYTDTQLAEAQRAAREAGMAVGLVHDLAVGVHPDGSDAWSQQDVLAAGMSVGAPPDAFNALGQDWGLPPWRPDRLADNGYAPFRGLLRSLLRNAGALRIDHVMGLFRLWWVPAGAPPTDGTYVHYDAEAMLAVLALEAHRAGAVVIGEDLGTVEPGVRETLQRHGVLGTSVLWFERDWDGSGLPLPAEAWRASCVATATTHDLPSTASRLTGDHVRLRHRLGLLTRPLAEEEAEEAAATATWLTVLDGLGLMGAAPGGHLPGAAPDEEAAVLAVHRFLLRTPARMIGVWLPDGTGDRRPQNLPGTWDQYPNWRLPVADAQGHPVTLEQLTASPRLARLLRTVATEDQTPAPMARTAPPDARPV, encoded by the coding sequence TTGGCCCTGTCCCGGCTCGCCGAGCTCCATGGTGTCGCCACCTCTTACTCCCCCTCTCCGGACCGTGTCGTCCCGGCCGCCGAATCCGCCGTCGTGGCCGCGCTGGCCGCCCTCGGCGTCGACGCGAGCGGCCCCGAGGCGGTCCGGACCGCCCTGGAGGAAGCCGAAGCCGGACAGGCCGCCCGCCTGCTGCCGCCCACCGTGGTGCTCCGGTCCGCCGCCCCGTCGGCCGACCCGCGCACCGCGCCCGAACTGGCGGCACTGCCCCCGGGCACCCGGGTCCGCCTGACCCGGGACCCCGACCCCGTCCCGGCCCGGCCCGCCCTCGCGGGCGGCCGGGACGCGGGCGAGGCGGCCCGCCGCGCCGCCCCCGCCGCCCAGGCGCCACCGCCCGCCTGGAACTGGACCGTCCCCCTCGTGCCGGCCGCCACCGCGCCGCCGCCCCCCGCCGGCAGCGCCCTCCCCCCGGCCGCCGACGTGCTGTGGGCCGTGCCGCTCGGCGTCCACCGCGTCGAGGCCACCACCCCCGACGGGCGCACCGCCTGCAGCCACCTCGTCATCGCCCCCGACCACATCCGCGGGCCCGAGACCCGCTCCTGGGGCCTGCTCGTCCAGCTCTACTCGCTGCTGTCGCACCGTTCCTGGGGCATGGGCGACCTCGGCGACCTCACCGAACTCGCCGCCTGGGCCGGACGCGTCCACGGCGCGGGGTTCGTCCAGGTCAACCCGTTGCACGCGGCCGTCCCCGGCGCCCCCACCGACCCCTCTCCGTACCGGCCGTCCTCCCGTCGCTTCCCCGACCCGGTGCACCTGCGCGTCGAGGCCGTCCCCGAGTACATCGCGCTGACCGCGGACGTCCGCCCGCGCCTCGACGGGCTGCTGCGCCGCGCCGCCGCACTGCGCGCCGGGGTGCTCGCCGGAGAGGCGCTCATCGACCGCGACGCCGTCTGGGAGCTGAAGCGGGAAGCGCTCGAACACCTCTGCGCCGTACCGCTCGCCCCGGGGCGCCAGGCCGCCTTCGACGACTTCACCGCCGCCCACGGCCAGGCCCTCACCGACCACGCCACCTGGGCGGCCCTGACCGAACGCCACGGCCCCCAGTGGTCACGGTGGCCCGCCCCGCTCACCGACCCGCGCTCCCCGCAGACCGCCGCCGCCCGCACCGAACTCGCCGCCCGCGTCGACTTCCACCGTCGCCTCGCCTGGTACACCGACACCCAGCTCGCCGAGGCGCAGCGTGCCGCACGCGAGGCGGGCATGGCCGTCGGCCTCGTCCACGACCTGGCTGTCGGCGTCCACCCCGACGGCTCCGACGCCTGGTCCCAGCAGGACGTCCTCGCCGCCGGCATGTCGGTCGGCGCGCCCCCCGACGCCTTCAACGCCCTCGGCCAGGACTGGGGCCTGCCGCCCTGGCGCCCCGACCGCCTCGCCGACAACGGCTACGCCCCCTTCCGCGGCCTGCTCCGCTCGCTGCTGCGCAACGCCGGCGCCCTGCGCATCGACCACGTCATGGGCCTCTTCCGCCTCTGGTGGGTCCCGGCCGGCGCCCCGCCCACCGACGGCACCTACGTCCACTACGACGCCGAGGCCATGCTCGCCGTCCTCGCCCTGGAGGCCCACCGCGCCGGCGCGGTCGTCATCGGCGAGGACCTCGGCACCGTCGAGCCGGGCGTCCGCGAGACCCTTCAGCGGCACGGCGTCCTCGGCACCTCCGTCCTCTGGTTCGAGCGGGACTGGGACGGCTCCGGGCTGCCGCTGCCCGCCGAGGCGTGGCGCGCCTCCTGCGTCGCCACCGCCACCACCCACGACCTGCCCTCCACCGCCTCCCGCCTCACCGGTGACCACGTCCGCCTCCGCCACCGGCTCGGACTGCTCACCCGCCCCCTCGCCGAGGAGGAGGCGGAGGAGGCCGCCGCCACCGCCACCTGGCTCACCGTCCTCGACGGCCTCGGCCTGATGGGCGCCGCCCCCGGCGGGCACCTGCCCGGCGCCGCCCCCGACGAGGAGGCCGCCGTCCTCGCCGTCCACCGCTTCCTGCTCCGCACCCCGGCCCGCATGATCGGCGTCTGGCTCCCGGACGGCACCGGCGACCGCCGCCCCCAGAACCTCCCGGGCACCTGGGACCAGTACCCCAATTGGCGGCTCCCCGTCGCCGACGCCCAGGGACACCCCGTCACCCTCGAACAACTGACCGCCTCCCCGCGCCTGGCCCGCCTGCTGCGCACCGTCGCCACCGAGGACCAGACACCCGCCCCCATGGCCCGTACGGCACCCCCGGACGCGCGGCCCGTCTAG
- a CDS encoding LysR family transcriptional regulator codes for MAPPAPEWDLRKLRILRALRQHGTVTATAEALLMAPSAVSQQLSNFARQLGVPLLEAHGRRVRLTDAAHLVLHHADEVFAQLELADADLAALVRGDAGQVRIGAFSTAVAALVVPLVTRLREEAPGLELRVREAEAGEAYDLLAAGEVDLALSLAAHAPTVRDPRFTRVPLLADPLDVALPSAHPLAGTPDLRLADLAADPWIYGADGPWSDITRAACEAAGFRPEQAHTATGWPAILALVGADLGVALVPRMVSAEYTPGSVVVRPLEADRPRRHVIAAVRRGAEQGGGPVARVLAALRAGV; via the coding sequence ATGGCGCCCCCCGCCCCGGAATGGGACCTCCGCAAACTGAGAATCCTGCGTGCCCTGCGCCAGCACGGCACGGTCACGGCGACAGCCGAGGCTCTGCTGATGGCCCCGTCGGCGGTCTCCCAGCAACTGTCGAACTTCGCCCGACAGTTGGGCGTCCCCCTGCTGGAGGCACACGGCCGCCGCGTCCGCCTCACGGACGCCGCCCACCTGGTCCTGCACCACGCCGACGAAGTCTTCGCCCAGCTGGAGCTAGCCGACGCCGACCTGGCGGCCCTGGTGAGGGGCGACGCGGGCCAGGTCCGGATCGGCGCGTTCTCGACGGCGGTCGCCGCCCTGGTCGTCCCCCTGGTGACGAGGCTGCGCGAGGAGGCCCCCGGCCTGGAGCTACGCGTCCGCGAGGCCGAGGCCGGGGAGGCGTACGACCTGCTGGCCGCCGGCGAGGTCGACCTCGCCCTGTCCCTGGCGGCCCACGCTCCGACCGTCCGCGACCCCAGGTTCACGAGGGTGCCCCTGCTGGCGGACCCCCTGGACGTGGCGCTCCCCAGCGCCCACCCCCTGGCGGGCACCCCCGACCTGCGCCTGGCCGACCTGGCGGCCGACCCCTGGATCTACGGCGCCGACGGCCCCTGGTCGGACATCACCCGCGCCGCCTGCGAGGCCGCCGGCTTCCGCCCGGAACAGGCCCACACCGCGACGGGCTGGCCCGCCATCCTGGCCCTGGTCGGCGCGGACCTGGGCGTCGCCCTGGTCCCACGCATGGTCAGCGCCGAGTACACCCCGGGAAGCGTCGTGGTCCGCCCTCTGGAGGCCGACCGCCCGCGCCGACACGTCATCGCCGCCGTCCGCCGGGGCGCCGAACAGGGCGGGGGACCGGTCGCCCGGGTCCTGGCGGCGCTGAGGGCCGGGGTCTGA
- a CDS encoding FG-GAP-like repeat-containing protein, translating to MKRPGAPRRGRLAIPAAVAALACLITAAPAQAAPPTAPPPSTGGELTEESRAMVRAQDSGTPVEVASARTETGEVHAMPDGTLRLTQHAAPVRTQRDGVWKDIDTTLSTQDGRVAPRSAAGDVSFSGGGDGPLAVLTDQGRSVELSWPKTLPAPVLQGNTATYRNVLDGVDLAVTAQVDGFSHVLVVHSAEAAADPALKEISYGLKGKGVTVERDAESNTLRAVNPAGQELFATATPRMWDSGDAPAQRSQGARSADTLSPVDPLAPDVRSAEVGMETSASTLTLTPDPELLRGEETSYPVYIDPNFSGSKLAWTIAYDRHKSSSFWNGTNWTGSYANEARVGYESDTKGTSRAFFRLNSKELAGATVLSAQFQITNTYSWSCQARNVELWLTGGISASTTWSNQPSWATHLQTKSFAHGYTGCGAKSVDFNATEAAKRSAANGWANITVGLRASSETDTFTWKRFNSNPKIIVSYNRTPNTALAMETRPSTANDTACAVAPYVFVGNTDVTLRARVSDPDGDKVTARFHLWPTGKHPNDAADGVLVVNVDKTNITSGGWAEHIVSKDTLKKYEGFGSGGRFSWKVQARDAHSASDWLPTKGAPGCQFGFDSARPSALPQVSSTEFPGSGDGSVGAPARTPGSFTITSGGVPDVVSYTYGLNVSPPTTKAEPATAGGPVTVRLTPGYAGPHTLYVFSTDRAGNKSDTQAYSFYADSPGTPDKPGDANGDGFPDLYSLDASGGLRLHPGAGSGGTVGTAAALPALGLKDALVTRRGDWTADSFEDLVARHADGTLWLYPADGTGRVADLTRQEVRQFTRPGDEGHIDPAAFRQLVSLGDLGQPDQAVSPDFLAVIGDALWYLPGFGGGYLDEGYPLADSGWAGRTLVPAGDLDGDGHPDLLVRDTADGKLWLYRGRAGADGATDPLSLADDTRRTAYGTGFTPAAHPLLAAPGDADGDGVADLWTTAPSAQGGALLFHRGGTSAPGTPVTVHDGTWGQVRSLT from the coding sequence ATGAAGAGACCCGGCGCGCCGCGCCGCGGACGGCTCGCGATACCAGCCGCCGTCGCCGCGCTCGCCTGCCTGATCACCGCCGCCCCCGCCCAGGCGGCCCCGCCCACCGCGCCCCCGCCGAGCACCGGAGGCGAACTCACCGAGGAGTCACGGGCGATGGTCCGGGCCCAGGACTCCGGGACACCGGTGGAGGTGGCCTCCGCCCGCACCGAGACCGGCGAGGTGCACGCCATGCCGGACGGCACCCTGCGTCTCACCCAGCACGCGGCCCCGGTCCGCACCCAGCGGGACGGCGTGTGGAAGGACATCGACACCACCCTCTCCACCCAGGACGGCCGCGTCGCCCCCCGCTCGGCCGCCGGCGACGTGAGCTTCTCCGGCGGCGGTGACGGACCGCTCGCCGTCCTCACCGACCAGGGCCGCAGTGTCGAGCTGAGTTGGCCGAAAACACTCCCCGCGCCGGTCCTCCAGGGCAACACCGCCACGTACCGGAACGTCCTCGACGGCGTCGACCTCGCGGTCACCGCCCAGGTCGACGGCTTCTCGCACGTCCTCGTCGTGCACAGCGCCGAGGCGGCCGCCGACCCCGCGCTGAAGGAGATCTCCTACGGCCTGAAGGGCAAGGGCGTCACCGTCGAGCGCGATGCGGAGTCCAACACGCTGCGCGCCGTCAACCCGGCCGGCCAGGAGCTCTTCGCCACCGCCACACCCCGCATGTGGGACTCGGGCGACGCCCCGGCCCAGCGGTCCCAGGGGGCCCGGTCCGCCGACACGCTCTCCCCCGTCGACCCGCTCGCCCCCGACGTCCGCTCCGCCGAGGTCGGCATGGAGACCTCCGCGTCCACCCTGACCCTCACCCCGGACCCGGAGCTGCTCCGCGGCGAGGAGACCAGCTACCCGGTCTACATCGACCCCAACTTCAGCGGTTCCAAGCTGGCCTGGACGATCGCCTACGACCGCCACAAGAGCTCGTCCTTCTGGAACGGCACCAACTGGACGGGGAGTTACGCCAACGAGGCCCGGGTCGGCTACGAGAGCGACACCAAGGGCACCTCGCGGGCCTTCTTCCGCCTCAACTCCAAGGAGCTGGCGGGGGCCACGGTGCTCTCCGCCCAGTTCCAGATCACCAACACCTACTCGTGGTCCTGCCAGGCCCGCAACGTCGAACTCTGGCTGACCGGCGGCATCTCCGCCTCCACCACCTGGAGCAACCAGCCCTCCTGGGCGACCCACCTCCAGACCAAGTCCTTCGCCCACGGCTACACCGGCTGCGGCGCGAAGTCCGTCGACTTCAACGCCACCGAGGCCGCCAAGCGCTCCGCCGCCAACGGCTGGGCCAACATCACCGTGGGCCTGCGCGCCAGCTCGGAGACGGACACCTTCACCTGGAAGCGGTTCAACTCCAACCCGAAGATCATCGTCAGCTACAACCGCACCCCCAACACCGCCCTGGCGATGGAGACCCGGCCCAGCACGGCCAACGACACCGCCTGCGCCGTGGCCCCTTACGTCTTCGTCGGCAACACCGACGTGACCCTGCGGGCCCGCGTCAGCGACCCCGACGGCGACAAGGTCACCGCCCGCTTCCACCTCTGGCCCACCGGCAAGCACCCCAACGACGCGGCCGACGGCGTCCTCGTCGTCAACGTCGACAAGACCAACATCACCAGTGGCGGCTGGGCCGAGCACATCGTCAGCAAGGACACCCTGAAGAAGTACGAGGGGTTCGGCAGCGGCGGCCGCTTCTCCTGGAAGGTGCAGGCACGGGACGCGCACAGCGCCTCGGACTGGCTGCCCACCAAGGGCGCACCCGGCTGCCAGTTCGGCTTCGACTCGGCCCGGCCCTCCGCCCTCCCCCAGGTCAGCTCCACGGAGTTCCCCGGCAGCGGTGACGGCTCGGTCGGCGCGCCCGCACGTACCCCCGGCTCCTTCACCATCACCTCCGGCGGCGTCCCCGACGTCGTCTCCTACACCTACGGCCTGAACGTCTCCCCGCCCACCACCAAGGCGGAACCCGCCACCGCCGGCGGCCCGGTCACCGTCCGGCTGACCCCCGGTTACGCGGGACCGCACACCCTGTACGTCTTCAGCACCGACCGCGCCGGCAACAAGTCCGACACCCAGGCGTACTCCTTCTACGCGGACAGTCCCGGCACACCCGACAAGCCCGGCGACGCCAACGGCGACGGCTTCCCCGACCTGTACTCGCTCGACGCCTCCGGCGGGCTGCGGCTGCACCCCGGTGCCGGCAGCGGCGGCACCGTCGGCACCGCGGCGGCCCTGCCCGCGCTCGGGCTGAAGGACGCGCTGGTCACCCGGCGCGGGGACTGGACCGCCGACTCCTTCGAGGACCTGGTGGCCCGGCACGCCGACGGCACACTCTGGCTCTACCCGGCCGACGGCACGGGCCGGGTCGCCGACCTCACCCGGCAGGAGGTCCGCCAGTTCACCCGGCCCGGCGACGAGGGGCACATCGACCCCGCCGCCTTCCGGCAGCTGGTCTCCCTCGGCGACCTCGGCCAGCCCGATCAGGCCGTCAGCCCCGACTTCCTCGCCGTGATCGGCGACGCGCTCTGGTACCTGCCCGGGTTCGGCGGCGGTTACCTGGACGAGGGCTACCCGCTGGCCGACAGCGGCTGGGCGGGCCGCACCCTGGTCCCCGCCGGTGATCTGGACGGCGACGGCCACCCCGACCTGCTGGTCCGCGACACCGCCGACGGCAAGCTCTGGCTGTACCGGGGCCGGGCCGGGGCGGACGGCGCGACCGACCCGCTCTCGCTGGCCGACGACACGCGCCGCACCGCCTACGGCACGGGCTTCACCCCCGCCGCCCACCCGCTGCTCGCCGCCCCCGGCGACGCAGACGGCGACGGCGTGGCCGACCTGTGGACGACGGCGCCCTCCGCCCAGGGCGGCGCGCTCCTCTTCCACCGGGGCGGGACCTCGGCGCCCGGCACCCCGGTGACCGTGCACGACGGCACGTGGGGCCAGGTGAGGTCACTGACCTGA